CGTGCGGAGCGGCGCATGGACTCTGGGCGGCCCGTCCGGCTACGGCGACCAGACCGTGTCGGCCGGGCAGTTCCTCGTCCGGCACCTCGGGCGTCTGACGGCCTTCGAGACGACGGCGCACCTCACGGCGAAGTTCCTCGTCCTGCCCCCCGGCGAGCTCAAACCCCTGCTCGGGAACCGGGTCGTCACCGGGCCGGCGGACTCGGCCGAGGTGCGCTTGCTGACGGCCCTTGCAGACATGATCCACATGACCGTGGCCGACCTCGGCCCGGCCGGTGTGGCAGCTGCCCAAGGTACCCTGATCGAGCTGACCAAGGCGGTGGTGAAGGGCCGGTTCGACGACGTAGAGCCCCGGTTGGCTCCCGCGCTCACCCAGGCAGCCAAGGACCTCGCGGACCGTCGGCTCGCTGATCCCGAACTTTCTCCGGCGATGCTTGCGCGTGAACTCAACGTCTCCGTCCGCACGCTGCACCGGGCATTCGCCGCGGTGGGAGAGCAGGTGAGCACCTACATCCGCCACCGGCGACTGCATGAGGCCCGGCTCGCCCTTGTCTCGCCGTCAGGGCGCCTGAGCATTTCGGAACTCGCCGCACACTGGCAGTTCGCGGACGGCAGTCACTTCACCCGAGCCTTCAAGAAGCACTACGGTCAGACTCCCACCGAGTGCGCCCGCTCGACCGGACCGGCCTCGCTCTCGCCGAACCGGCACCCGCCGGGCCACGGGTCGGCCGATAGCGCGTGACCAGAGGTACGGCTGCAGTTCAGCGGATGCCGCCGACTCGTGTCCCAAGCAAGGCAGCGGGGCGCTGTGGGCGGCCTGGGCACCGGCTGGAGGCTCGACGACCTGCACCGCACGCGACCCGCCGACAACGAGGGCCGGGACGACTTGCCCGAACCGTCACGGCTTCGCCTGTGACTCCGACGGCTATCGCGTCACGGCTGCCAAGGGCAGCACAGTGCTCCGCACCTCGTCCTGGGACGTCAACGGAGCCCTGCCCACCATCGGCGCCGAGTACGACGCCAGAGGCCTTGAGTATCGTCACCTGGGGCAGCGTCATCAGAGGAAGGGCGCAGTCATGAACCCCGCCCAGCACGGAGCGGCCTTCGCAGCCGAGACCGCCGCATGCGTCGCCACGGTCACGGGAGCCGACCCTCCACCCCGCTGCCGACCTGCCCCGGCTGGACTCTCGGGGACCTCACGCGGCACGTCGGCAGCGAGCACCGGTGGTTCAGTGAACTGCTTCGCCGGCGCATCCAGCAGCCGCCGACCAGGTTCGCCCGCTCGGCCTTGAGCGATTTCCAACTTCTTGGTCCGTGACTGGTCCGGGGGAAGGTTCCGAAGTGGT
The Streptomyces sp. NBC_01296 DNA segment above includes these coding regions:
- a CDS encoding helix-turn-helix domain-containing protein → MDSTAPDSAPRGLDVFRRGWQTQVGDDVFQLPAFSPDTIGDFRVKGNVAKVHGAAIADLHAASATRTADVPGGDQDLVAMYVVRSGAWTLGGPSGYGDQTVSAGQFLVRHLGRLTAFETTAHLTAKFLVLPPGELKPLLGNRVVTGPADSAEVRLLTALADMIHMTVADLGPAGVAAAQGTLIELTKAVVKGRFDDVEPRLAPALTQAAKDLADRRLADPELSPAMLARELNVSVRTLHRAFAAVGEQVSTYIRHRRLHEARLALVSPSGRLSISELAAHWQFADGSHFTRAFKKHYGQTPTECARSTGPASLSPNRHPPGHGSADSA
- a CDS encoding maleylpyruvate isomerase N-terminal domain-containing protein, with the protein product MRRHGHGSRPSTPLPTCPGWTLGDLTRHVGSEHRWFSELLRRRIQQPPTRFARSALSDFQLLGP